The genomic region TTCCTTCAGTTGCAAAGCTAGGATTTGAATGAGGTGGAAGCTGATTTGCACTTGAGCGGACAGACTGGGCTGCAGTTCCCAATCCACGTTTCGCACCACTTCACATGGTACATAGCGTGGCTGAACACGCCAGCCcctgtgaggctatgtctgcactacaaggaACCGTCGGAAAAAGGGACGCAAactgtgctccgcaatttgcataccttttcccgatagttttttcagaagtgactttTTCGAAATTTGGTCCGTCTACAgttggccaaatttcagaaaagcctcctcttttggaagaacccttcttccttgtggaaggagaaagacagggcttccgaaagagcgtgccTGCTCgtctgcaaaaaaagcagaagagcagacgcgttccctggacgcagcagagtttttaacAGGATATCTCCCGGAAAATCCCCGTAGCGCAGACAAAGCGTGGCTCTTCGTGACTCAGTTTGCCTATCTACAGAGGGGTATTTCCCAGTTCAGGGAGCCAGCTGGACTGGCACATGCGTTTGCGGTGACAAGCACACTCACATTTCTGCTCTTTTCATGTTGTACTCTCACTAACATGGCGTGTTGCCTTTTCCCCTGGACAAGAGCCCGTGCGCTTCTTCTAAGCAGAACACGTGGCCCATGGCTTCTTAGGGTTTGAAAATCAAGTTGCTGGGAGCAAATCTGTACGGGTGGTTTACGCTGGCCTCCAGCTTTGCACCCATAATCAcatgctcctcccgccccccggctGGGGATGTAGTTCACTGCAGGCTGGCCCCTATCCTGCTGTCCCTCCTGCAGGCTCGCTCAGGCAGGCGATCAGTCGCCCACAGCTGACTGAGGGGGAAACGCTGCCACCCTGAGGGGCACGAGGGTCCCATTTTCAGAAGCGCCTAAGTGGCCGGAGGAGCGTGAGCCCTGCTCTCCAGCAGGCTCGCCTGGGTGCGTCTCTCCCCAGCTGGCTCACAGGGAATTCTCGGCAGGGGGCAAGACGAGCTACTCACTCGGGTCATACACAAGGAACAAGGCGCTCATTCCGGCCTGCTGGTGCTCTCCAACCTCGCTCTCCACCCGCCAGATCCCCGGGTGGGCGGGCCGCATTTCCACCGTCCCAAAGACACCTGGCTCacaagaaggggaggggggcagagttaGGGTTAGTTCTTTCAGCCACGGCTCCGCCCGCCCTGGTGCCAGCTGCATGGGAGTAAAGTGCTGCCGGGGGTCCGGGTGCCAGGCAGCTTCCCAGTGACACCTGGGCCCACAGGCCCTGGAGTAACTGCCCAAAGCCAGGGCAGGGAATGAGTGTGGCCCAATCGATGCACTTGAGTTTGCTATGTAATAATAATTAAGCAAATCTGCATAGCCTGTGACTCGcacctgggagcaggggctggaaggggagggccAGTGGGCCACAGCCCCAAAGGTGagcaatggggggagggtctgggggaagaggtggtgtGAGGGCTGGGGCTCACAGGGAAAGGGgagtgcgggggcagggcttggggccatgggagtgcgggggcagggcttGTAGCAgggtagtgggggcagggccagggcatggTGCAGCACAGGGGAGGGGCCATGGTTTGGGTGCTGTGCCCCCCTTTTAGGCACTTCCACACTCCTGCTCTGGGGCCCTAGCCATTGACATGGAGCTCGCTGCACAAAGTGTTGGGAAACCGGAACAAGGCATCAGCAGCTAATGGCCCTTGGGCCCACACTCAGGGGCTGGTTCCCGCCAGTTTCCCAGGCTGAGGCTCGTGTCTCCCGAAGGGGGCTGGTGCTAGTCTGCACTACTCAGAGCGGGGCGGCTGGCCTGCTGGCTCCTGCCTCAGGCCCCTCCCGGAGAGTGGCTCACTCCAGCGCCCGGGCGGCTTGTACCGGGGTAGAGGTTGTAGACTCCCATTTGGTACTCGTGGTTCGTCCTGACAGAGAAGAGCTGCCCGTGGAAATGGACCGCGTGGATGTCCTCCGTGCTGCCCATGTTGAGTAGGTGCCAGCGCACCCTCTGGTGCTGAGCCACCACCAGCCCGGGCAGCGAGTCCTGCATGTAGCCGTTGATAGCTGCGGGAGAAGAGTGAGCGTGGCCCGGGCTGTGGCAGTGAGAGGTTCCCAGGGGAGTGCTGAGGTCCTCTTGCTCTCACCCAGTGGGTGGGCAAGGAAGAGGATTCAGGAGCTGGTCCCGCTGCGctaggggcaggcagggcaggagctggtgttctTACCCGGAAAGCGGCTTCTCTGTCTAAAATGAGGGTCGTGCAGCTGGGTCCGGCAGAGGGGCGGGCAGTTCCTCTGCACGTTCTCGGCGAGGTACCAGCTTTTGGTCTCATCGAAGATTGTGAAGAGCAGCGAGAACTCCTGCACGGCCAGCTGCCTCCCAAAGGCAGGGCTCAGGATGCCGGAGCGGCAGATAAGCAACGGCCCGACCAGGCCAGAGTGCAGGTCCTTCTCCTGGGAGGGGGCACAGCCAGAGTGTGAGGGCCACGCCGAACCTCCACCCATCCCCAGTGCCGGCAGAGCCACGCAGAGCCTCTCCGGTACCGTGGgctgcaccccagccagccctcctagTGCCTGTCAGTGAGCTTCCCCCTCAGGGCCAGCCACGACCCCAGGAGCAGGGGCGGCCTCagatgggcaggtgggggggctggctctgaacGCCCCCAACTCACAGCTGGAAGCCGAGCGATGGAGCGGAGCTCAGCACCGCTGTGGGGGAAACCCAGCGCAGGAACCTCCCTCTAGGACACCTGGGGCCCTTTGATTCTCGTTCTAACTGTGACTCACTGGCTCCCCTCTCCAGCTCCgctgctggcccagcccagccccagctgcctctCCTGAGACGCTCCGGGCAATGGCCCCGCGTGGCCCAGCGATACCCTGCGCAGGAGAGTCCCTGGGGCCGAGGCAAGGGGCTGGCATTCTGGCTGAGCACGGCTAGCGGAGAGCCCCGGTGTCTCCTGCCGGGCTCCCACCTACCTGGTTAACGCTGGAGAAGTAAGCCCAGGCCTTGCAGTCAAACTCATTGTCAGCAGGTGCCATCTGGGGCAGCACCTTCCAGGAGTACTCGCGGAGCTCGCCGGGCGGCACTGCCTGCTGGCTGGGCCTGCTGTCGCCCCCCGGGCCATCTTGGTCGGGCAGGAGGTTGAAGTGGAAGGAGTAAGGCCGGGAAGCCAGGTTCTTGAAGCTCACCTGCACCGGGGGGGTGGGCAGACGCAAAGAGAAGGGGAATctgggagccagggccctgcccactGCCCCGCCCTGGTGGGacactggccctgccccagccagacccaGCCTCCGTCCTCTCGCTGCGCAGCAAGGGCAGGGTGGCCGGGTCTGAACCACACGGTCCGGTATTTGGGGGCTCTGTCCGGGAAACAacctgagaaaataccagacataaaaTGTCCGGTCTGTGCTAATTAGGCACCTTTATCATTATGAGGAGCATCAGGACGTAGTtacgaactgcctggctggcagacacgctcacactgcatGAGTGCGTCTACCAGCCAGGGATACCCGACTAcgcggggggggggaatccccggAGCCAGACTCCTCGTGCTTCGCCGGGACCGTGCGCAggacgggcagcgccccaggatctgcatgcgcctgggtcagtcctgctccccgccggccgattctctcccccgctcctccccggccagccctgctcctcccacccccctcccggccagccctgctccccccacccccctcccggccagccctgctccccccaccctcctcccggccagccctgctcctcccaccccactcccggccagccctgctccccccaccctcctcccggccagccttgcttcccgccggccagttcccccccaatctcccctggccagccctgctccccccaccctctcccggccagccttgcttcccgccggccagttcccccccaatctcccctggccagccctgctcccccaaccctctcccggccagctttgcttcccgccggccggttctccccccttcctcctcctgatctccccctgccagccctgctccccccgcccccctcccagccagtcctccccccccgattttccctggccagccctgcagccccactcccctcccggccggttcccccctccatctgagatcaagtgtgtccggtatttttttgaagctGTCTGGTAACCCTAAGTGAGGGCGCCCTGACCTCGGCTCCACAGCTGATCTCCACACAGCACCGAGGTGCTGGCCAGCCAGAGCGAGGGCTGGAGCTCGCCCACCCGCCCCAGAGAAGACCCTTGTCCTGTCAGTGCACTGAATGTGCCAGCTCTCAGCCCCAGGCCTTGGCAGCCTCCGGGGCAGGCCAGGCCTCTGGAGCCGacggtcccagcccaggaggcagcaggaagagccCCTGGAGTGGCAGAGGGCCACGGGGAACGTCACCCTCCTTTTTCTTCCCTCGGACTCACCATGACGAAGTCATTCACTTCCGCCCTGATGTAGGGCCCCAGGAGCCCCAGGTGCTCGTCCAGCTCCCCGCGCGCCAGCGGCTGGGTGAAATCCTTGTCCAGGTACCCTCGGAAAACCACCTTCTTGAACTGCTGGGCAGgcttcctccagccccgcccggGGCCCCTGAGGAACAAGAGGAGCTCACCAGGCTCGTGGAGTGGAGGGCGCAGGGCGCTGGATGCTGTGGTCTAATGCCCCTCCCGTTGGCATCTTGCCCAAGCCACACACCCGCTCAGGCAGGCCAGGCCTAGCCACTACAGGGTCTGCCGGGCCCTCGGGAAGCAAGCCCGAGCTGGCGGCAGAGGGGTCTGTGCAGGACACGCCTGGGCCCTGCCGGCAGCTCAGAGGTGGGTGCAAACGTCGTATCCGCACAGAGCGTCTCCCTGCAGCtctcctggcctggccccacTCGGACGCCCGGGGCTGACCTCCAGCCAGGCACTTGCGGCAGCTCCGGCCTCGCGAGGGTCCAGCGGTTAGTGCCCGTCTTCACCCGGAGGGTTCCCTGGCTCTCCTCTGAGTGGACGGGTTGGGCCCACCCCGCACACAGCACTGCCCGGAGGAAGCCCCCCTGGCAGCCCCCCGCAGTGTGGCCAGTGAGAGGctcattcctccccacccccctgctcccccctcggCACGGCCAGGTGCATGGGGAGCCCGTGATGACGTCTGCAGCTGACACTGCCCAGCCCCGGGAGCGCGCTGCAGCCAGAACCTGTGGGCTCAAGTGAGGGAGGCCTGGACTCGTCAGCAAAGCGGGCGCTGAGCCCAGGTAGCGGAGCCACCAGCCGGGCTGCTGCACTCGGGAGGAAGCTCCAGGACCCAAGAGGCTGGCAAGGCTCCACTGGGCGGGGAGCCAGGCTCAGGACaggctgggctgggacccggggtctgtccccgggtgggctctgggcggggaagggaagggaagcagcCGGGCTGGGAGAGatgcccggggcgggggcagggcgggccgtGAGACGTACTTCACTTTCAGGAAGTGCTGGGGTCTCTGGCTCTCGTATTCCCACAGCACCTCGATCGCTGCCACGAAATACTGCAGGACCCGCCCCTGGTAGGAGCGCggcccttgctcctcctccccgtagATGTCAAAGTCGCCCGCGCCTCTCTCGGGGCTGCTGTAGTCGTCATAGTCGGATTTCTCCGTCTGGGGCTCGGCGATGCTGGACTTGGCTGCACTGTCGGGGGCACGGGGCTCTCCAGGGCTCTCCAAATAGGCCTCGGGCCCAGGAGCCGAGCTCCTGTTCTTTGCTTTGCTGGTGCTTTCCACGCTGCCCTGCGGCCCCTTCCATCCTgggcctgggaggggagcggCATCTTCCTCTTTCAGCACTTGGTTTTCTTGCTGGATGTGCCTCAGCTGCCTTTGGCCTCCTGGCAGGGCCTGGCCGAGAGCCTCGCCCCCCTGGGGACGCAGGGTGCTTGTTCTGGAGGCCTGTTTGGCCAGCGTCTCCGAGGCCTCTATGCTCGCTGGAAAAGCCTTcgatccagctcctgctgcccggtGCTGACTGGCCTCAGAGCCAGGCTCCTGCGGCACTTCCCCAGAGACCCGCAGCTCCGGCGGCTCCAAGGTGCCCGCGTGCCCACCTGCCACACTCCCCTCGGGCAGCAAGCTCCGACGCACCCCCCGGTCAGCGGCCCCGCCACGCTGCGTCGCACTCgctgcagggggctcagtgcTGCTCGCCGGCCCCACGACCCGCGCCGAGATGGGGGCCACCCCCAGCGTCTGCTCTCCTGCCGCCTCAGGGGGCTCCGCGTCGGCCTCAGTGcctgctgtctgctccccttcccagggggcaggggcagcgctaggTCGAGGTGTCTCCTCCGGCTCTTCCACCctcagaagggagccgcctcctCTGGGAGCTGCACTGTGCCCCGCTGCCGGAGGCTCCCGGCTGCTGGCCCGGGGTGGCGGTGCGTCCGGCGGGCTGGGGCTTGGCGCTTCCCTGCTGTGCCCCGTGGGGCTGTCAGTGCCACTCGCTCCAGGGTCTACGCGGGGCCAAGCACCAAAGGGCTTTGCTCTGTCGGAGCTTTTCTTGGTAGTGCCTCTGAGCATGGCTCCGACTCCTGAATGTCCGCCAGAGCCCTGCCTTCCCCTCTGCGCCCCTGCCTTgtccccctgcccttgctgcaccTCCGTCCCTTCCAGCGAAGCACCGGCTGATTCCAGGGGCCTCTTGTGTCCATGAGAGGTGCATGCCTGAGAGCTCGGATCGCAGGGCTTGAAAGTCGGCTTTGCAGGGGGCCAGCTGTCCGAGGCCGGCTCCATGCTCTTATTCCTGTGGATTGCACCTTCTTCGTCTGACCTGCTGGCCTCCAGGAGAGCCGGACCATTTCTCGAGTCCACCGTCCCTGCTGGAGGGGCTCTCCTGGAGAGAGAAACTTCCCCGCTATGCGCCATGCTGTCCGACGTCTCCTTCCTTTGCGCAGCATCGTGGGGCTTTGGCCCTCGCGTTAGTTCATCGGTGTCTGGTGTCGGGTCATAGCTGGGGGCAGAACTGTCATTGTGGCCCAGAACTCTTCTTCCTGGGAGGCTTGTCCCACTGGTACGCTTGTCGGGTGCTAGCCTCATGCCACTTGCTGCAGCCAAGCGCCGCTCTGCACCTGAAAGGCCCGGATCATCAGCAGGTTCATCCAGCCCTAACTGGGCGACACTCCTGGTCTCGTGGGCCAGGGGACGGTTTTCTGCAAGCCCCCGATCTGCTCTGTCTGAGGGTGCAATGTTAGTCTTACCGAGGGAAGGGTGTTCCTGATGTGGGAGAGGGGCCCTTTGAATTTCTGTGTCATTTGAAGACTTCTCTGCAAAGGACACGTCTCCGTCTGCCGCCGGCATGTTCTCGTGGGGCACGGCGCCGGGCGCCGGGCTAATTCGCGTCCCCTCTTGAGACGCTCCGGAAAGGCCTAGTGACGCCTCTTCTTGAAGCTTGGTGCCATTTTCTAGCCTCATGTCTAGTTGCCCTGGTGCACTGCTGCTTTTAAGAAATGCTTCCCCGTTGTTCCCATGGGCGACGGCACGCCCGCTTGTGCTCTCTGCTGCCTGGCCCCGTGGCGCGGAAGCACTAGCCCCTTTCAGGAAAGGGCGGTCCTTAGCCGACAGTGTCACCTCTCTAGTTACAGGATCAGCCAGTGGCTTGTGTGGCCTTGAAGATGTGACATTCGGCTCCAGCGGCTTTTCCTCGCCCTCTAGcgcagctcttttctgaaccccggGATCACGCCTGGAGTCCTGGGCTTGCAGTGGCCTCTCGTTCCCTGCAGGGCCAGTGTCGCTAGCCCTGAAGAAAAGCTCCTGAGGGCCCAGTGCATGCACCGTCTCTTCTGATTGTGCCGAAGTAACATTCCCTTGAAGAAACTCTTCCAAGTGGGCAAACGGAGCAGTTGGTTGCAACGTCCCGTTCTCGGCTGGCGCCTGCAGCTCTGCGCCCCCTTCGGCCGTCTCTGTGGCACGGCTTGGCCTGCGCTTTCCGAAGAAGAGAGACTCTCCTGGAGatgagccagctgctgctgaactTGCATTGTGAGGGGCCACGTCACTGGAGCTTGGTGACTTCCCTTCAGCTGGAGGGTGTCCAAGTCCCTGGCCAGGGCGAATCATTTCTGACAACCCTTCTTCTGAGGAGTCGGAGTCATAAGCTACTGGCTCAAAGTCAGTCTCGGCTTgagagggcagggaagggccGTGGGGAGCGGAGAGCACGGCTGCGCCACCGGAAGGGGAGCCTGTCCAGTTCCTCAGGCGGGCTTGAAGGCTGTGGTTGAACCCGAGCGGCTGGCTGGCTTTTCTCAAGCAGGGTGTCAGCTGGGCACTGGGCATCTCTGTTTCCTTTTGGGAAGAAGTGACATTACAGCCCTTTCCCACATTCGCCCTGCGTCCTCTCTTCCCCCCGGAGAAGCCCCTAGGTTGAGGGCCGTTGCCCTCCCATGCCACGTAATCCGGTCCCAAGTCATAGTCCTCCCCGTAGGAATAGAGCTCGGGGTCAGTGCTGCACTTAGAGACTGTGAACTTTGcccgcattcctctctctctgcAGTCAGGGCTCAGGCATCCCAGAGTCCACACACCTACCTCGGGAAGGACAAGAGAACAGCGTTAGCCCGACACACCTGGCAAACAAGAGGAGTCGCCCTCCCGCCTCAGCACGCTAAGCCACTGGCATCTTCTGTCCACCGAAATCCATCCCACCCTGCATTCTCCACTCATGCAGCGCTCCAGGGGCTGCAACAGCTCTGCCAGCGCTTAGAATGAACCTGGCAAGGATCTGGAATTGCTTTAACGAACCGAATGCCTCCTTGGTCCCCCCCTTTTGCCTGCTACGTCCCCACACTGGCTTCCGTGTGTAGCCACGAGGGGTTAAGTGATGGCTGCAGCTTGGGGAGTACGATCCAGCAGCCAGAGGGATTCCAGACTCAGCCCAGCCGAGGCCTGGCTGGTGCTGGCAGATACTCTGTGCTGGTTCTGTGCTACATTGGCCGTGGGGATGGACTCTGAGGCCAGTAATGTGAGTTCACAAAGCCGCTCGGTCGGCTGCCAGTGGGTGGCAACAGATTCTCCATCgctggccatttttaaatcaccagCTGTTTTGTGAAGGATTCGCTCTAGTTCCAAGAGGGCCGTGCTGGGGCAGACGGTCCGATCTGGCCGTGGAGCCTATGACCCTATGGGGAGAATGTTTTCTGCAGGCGCtggtctccccagccccagcccccatttCTCTCCTGTTCAAGgtaaaagaaaccaaagcccccacccccattccttcCTGCCCAGGCATCACAATAATCATCCAGAGTTAGATACGTCTCCCTGGGAACTGCTGATTTCTGGGTTCCCTCGACCCCCCTCCGCTGGAGAGCACAGGGCCTTCTGCTGCCTCAGGGCCAGCCTGGTGCCTTTTCCCCATTCTCTATCCACTTACATACAATTGTGCCAGCTTCTCATTCTCTCCAGGGTGGGCAAAGGGTCAAGGGTAAAGCCACAAGCACAACTCTGAGTGGCCCATGCAGCTATTTCAAATCAGACACAGGAGGCAGCGCCAGGGAAGTGGCATCGATTGGGCAGCATGCTGGCATCACGTCTGAGCCGACGCCCACTAGATCCCTGTGCGGCTGGGAGCGGCTGAGCCCGTGACGGCGACAGGCAGACGAGGGATGAGGAacaagggccagcaggggagttgTGAGCTTAGATGACCGAGTTAAATCTGTGGGCTGGGATCTGGCtagttgccagaggatgtggacACTGGATTAGCCTTCCCGCCAGCAGAACCTGGGCACACAGCCCTGGGCGCGGCTTTGGCACCCAAGGGGTATTCTAGTTCCTACACTCAAGCTGCTGTGGCTTGTTTTAATAGCTCAGCAGACATGCTGCTGGACGCGCTGCTGATTTCTGGGTTCCCACGCTGCCAGATGGGCGGCTGATTTCTAGGTTCCCACGCTGCCGGACGGGCGGCTGATTTCTGGGATCCCACGCTGCCGGACGCGCTGCTGATTTCTGGGTTCCCACGCTGCCAGATGGGCGGCTGATTTCTAGGTTCCCACGCTGCCGGACGGGCGGCTGATTTCTGGGATCCCACGCTGCCGGACGCGCTGCTGATTTCTTTGTTCCCACCCTGCCGGACATGCGGCTGATTTCTAGGTTCCCACGCTGCCGGACGCGCTGCTGATTTCTGGGTTCCCACGCTGCCAGATGGGCGGCTGATTTCTGTGTTCCCACGCTGCCGGACGCGCTGCTGATTTCTGGATTCCCACGCTGCTGGACATGCGGATGATTTCTAGGTTCCCAAGCTGCCGGACGCGCTGCTGATTTCTGGGTTCCCACGCTGCCAGATGGGCGGCTGATTTCTGGATTCCCACGCTGCCGGATGCACTGCTGATTTCTGGATTCCCACACTGCCGGACGGGCGGCTGATTTCTAGGTTCCCAAGCTGCCGGGCGCGCTGCTGGATGGGCGGCTGATTTCTGGGTTCCCACGCTGCCGGACGGGCGGCTGATTTCTGGGTTCCCACGCTGCCAGACGGGCGGCTGATTTCTGGGTTCCCATGCTGCCGGACGGGCAGCTGATTTCTGGGTTCCCATGCTGCCGGATGCACTGCTGATTTCTGGGTTCCCACGCTGCCGGACGGGCGGCTGATTTCTAGGTTCCCACGCTGCCGGA from Pelodiscus sinensis isolate JC-2024 chromosome 13, ASM4963464v1, whole genome shotgun sequence harbors:
- the F8 gene encoding coagulation factor VIII isoform X3 produces the protein MYHGGDGGRQAPPGAYNGTCGVNAAVCPAPEMRSQKPSMASISTRYKKAVFVEYTDSSFTQIKPKPAWMGLLGPTIRAEVYDTVVVTFKNLASRPFSLHAVGVTYWKASEGAGYHDETSQAEKEDDSVDPDKTHTYVWEILQDQGPTEFDSSCLTYSYFSYTDSVKDINSGLIGALLVCRPGALAKDGTRGTLQEFVLLFSVFDEGKSWYPEPGHPGTPRPVAQLHTINGYLNGSLPDLQLCQNRVVHWHVIGLGTAPEVHSIFFEGHSFLVRSHRLAALEISPATFLAAQSMPSASGRFRLFCQIPAHQQAGMEAYVSVAVCPEELKMKMRLAEDVPEEDGYDEGYDAESTVILFDESDSPHSIGLRSFAKQESVTWTHYIAAEEVVWDYAPILPTSLDRNYTSQFLEAGPQRIGSKYKKVMFVEYEDETFKKRKVSHQGDTGILGPVLKGEVGDQLLIVFKNLASRPYNIYPHGLASVSSHHPGTSSEGLGVKDTPVEPGQTFTYSWRVTTEDGPTGSDPRCLSRFYYSSISPVRDTASGLVGPLLLCSKKSMDQRGNQMMSDETRVVMFSVFDENQSWYLAENIQRFCTEAATVNPQDPEFYASNVMHSINGYVYDNLHLRLCLQQVVYWYVLSVGAQTDFLSVLFSGNTFKRNLVFEDTLTLFPLSGETVYTYIEKPGVWTLGCLSPDCRERGMRAKFTVSKCSTDPELYSYGEDYDLGPDYVAWEGNGPQPRGFSGGKRGRRANVGKGCNVTSSQKETEMPSAQLTPCLRKASQPLGFNHSLQARLRNWTGSPSGGAAVLSAPHGPSLPSQAETDFEPVAYDSDSSEEGLSEMIRPGQGLGHPPAEGKSPSSSDVAPHNASSAAAGSSPGESLFFGKRRPSRATETAEGGAELQAPAENGTLQPTAPFAHLEEFLQGNVTSAQSEETVHALGPQELFFRASDTGPAGNERPLQAQDSRRDPGVQKRAALEGEEKPLEPNVTSSRPHKPLADPVTREVTLSAKDRPFLKGASASAPRGQAAESTSGRAVAHGNNGEAFLKSSSAPGQLDMRLENGTKLQEEASLGLSGASQEGTRISPAPGAVPHENMPAADGDVSFAEKSSNDTEIQRAPLPHQEHPSLGKTNIAPSDRADRGLAENRPLAHETRSVAQLGLDEPADDPGLSGAERRLAAASGMRLAPDKRTSGTSLPGRRVLGHNDSSAPSYDPTPDTDELTRGPKPHDAAQRKETSDSMAHSGEVSLSRRAPPAGTVDSRNGPALLEASRSDEEGAIHRNKSMEPASDSWPPAKPTFKPCDPSSQACTSHGHKRPLESAGASLEGTEVQQGQGDKAGAQRGRQGSGGHSGVGAMLRGTTKKSSDRAKPFGAWPRVDPGASGTDSPTGHSREAPSPSPPDAPPPRASSREPPAAGHSAAPRGGGSLLRVEEPEETPRPSAAPAPWEGEQTAGTEADAEPPEAAGEQTLGVAPISARVVGPASSTEPPAASATQRGGAADRGVRRSLLPEGSVAGGHAGTLEPPELRVSGEVPQEPGSEASQHRAAGAGSKAFPASIEASETLAKQASRTSTLRPQGGEALGQALPGGQRQLRHIQQENQVLKEEDAAPLPGPGWKGPQGSVESTSKAKNRSSAPGPEAYLESPGEPRAPDSAAKSSIAEPQTEKSDYDDYSSPERGAGDFDIYGEEEQGPRSYQGRVLQYFVAAIEVLWEYESQRPQHFLKVKGPGRGWRKPAQQFKKVVFRGYLDKDFTQPLARGELDEHLGLLGPYIRAEVNDFVMVSFKNLASRPYSFHFNLLPDQDGPGGDSRPSQQAVPPGELREYSWKVLPQMAPADNEFDCKAWAYFSSVNQEKDLHSGLVGPLLICRSGILSPAFGRQLAVQEFSLLFTIFDETKSWYLAENVQRNCPPLCRTQLHDPHFRQRSRFPAINGYMQDSLPGLVVAQHQRVRWHLLNMGSTEDIHAVHFHGQLFSVRTNHEYQMGVYNLYPGVFGTVEMRPAHPGIWRVESEVGEHQQAGMSALFLVYDPKCQIPLGLASGNIADSQITASGQYEQWAPRLARLDQSGSVNAWSTDGGNSWIQVDLLRPTILHGIKTQGARQKLSSLYISQFVIFYGLDGKWWKSYKGNATSSQMVFFGNVDATGVQDNHFNPPIIARYIRLHPTHYSIRTTLRMELIGCDLNSCSMPLGMENKGISNQQISASSHSTTVFSSWAPSQARLNLQERTNAWRPKVDSPTEWLQVDFEKIMRVTGIVTQGAKAIFSPMFVKEFAVSSSQDGSHWTPVLQDGKEKVFQGNQDHLSTVVNTLDPPLFARYLRIRPRRWHHHIALRTEFLGCEAQQTY
- the F8 gene encoding coagulation factor VIII isoform X5 gives rise to the protein MRSQKPSMASISTRYKKAVFVEYTDSSFTQIKPKPAWMGLLGPTIRAEVYDTVVVTFKNLASRPFSLHAVGVTYWKASEGAGYHDETSQAEKEDDSVDPDKTHTYVWEILQDQGPTEFDSSCLTYSYFSYTDSVKDINSGLIGALLVCRPGALAKDGTRGTLQEFVLLFSVFDEGKSWYPEPGHPGTPRPVAQLHTINGYLNGSLPDLQLCQNRVVHWHVIGLGTAPEVHSIFFEGHSFLVRSHRLAALEISPATFLAAQSMPSASGRFRLFCQIPAHQQAGMEAYVSVAVCPEELKMKMRLAEDVPEEDGYDEGYDAESTVILFDESDSPHSIGLRSFAKQESVTWTHYIAAEEVVWDYAPILPTSLDRNYTSQFLEAGPQRIGSKYKKVMFVEYEDETFKKRKVSHQGDTGILGPVLKGEVGDQLLIVFKNLASRPYNIYPHGLASVSSHHPGTSSEGLGVKDTPVEPGQTFTYSWRVTTEDGPTGSDPRCLSRFYYSSISPVRDTASGLVGPLLLCSKKSMDQRGNQMMSDETRVVMFSVFDENQSWYLAENIQRFCTEAATVNPQDPEFYASNVMHSINGYVYDNLHLRLCLQQVVYWYVLSVGAQTDFLSVLFSGNTFKRNLVFEDTLTLFPLSGETVYTYIEKPGVWTLGCLSPDCRERGMRAKFTVSKCSTDPELYSYGEDYDLGPDYVAWEGNGPQPRGFSGGKRGRRANVGKGCNVTSSQKETEMPSAQLTPCLRKASQPLGFNHSLQARLRNWTGSPSGGAAVLSAPHGPSLPSQAETDFEPVAYDSDSSEEGLSEMIRPGQGLGHPPAEGKSPSSSDVAPHNASSAAAGSSPGESLFFGKRRPSRATETAEGGAELQAPAENGTLQPTAPFAHLEEFLQGNVTSAQSEETVHALGPQELFFRASDTGPAGNERPLQAQDSRRDPGVQKRAALEGEEKPLEPNVTSSRPHKPLADPVTREVTLSAKDRPFLKGASASAPRGQAAESTSGRAVAHGNNGEAFLKSSSAPGQLDMRLENGTKLQEEASLGLSGASQEGTRISPAPGAVPHENMPAADGDVSFAEKSSNDTEIQRAPLPHQEHPSLGKTNIAPSDRADRGLAENRPLAHETRSVAQLGLDEPADDPGLSGAERRLAAASGMRLAPDKRTSGTSLPGRRVLGHNDSSAPSYDPTPDTDELTRGPKPHDAAQRKETSDSMAHSGEVSLSRRAPPAGTVDSRNGPALLEASRSDEEGAIHRNKSMEPASDSWPPAKPTFKPCDPSSQACTSHGHKRPLESAGASLEGTEVQQGQGDKAGAQRGRQGSGGHSGVGAMLRGTTKKSSDRAKPFGAWPRVDPGASGTDSPTGHSREAPSPSPPDAPPPRASSREPPAAGHSAAPRGGGSLLRVEEPEETPRPSAAPAPWEGEQTAGTEADAEPPEAAGEQTLGVAPISARVVGPASSTEPPAASATQRGGAADRGVRRSLLPEGSVAGGHAGTLEPPELRVSGEVPQEPGSEASQHRAAGAGSKAFPASIEASETLAKQASRTSTLRPQGGEALGQALPGGQRQLRHIQQENQVLKEEDAAPLPGPGWKGPQGSVESTSKAKNRSSAPGPEAYLESPGEPRAPDSAAKSSIAEPQTEKSDYDDYSSPERGAGDFDIYGEEEQGPRSYQGRVLQYFVAAIEVLWEYESQRPQHFLKVKGPGRGWRKPAQQFKKVVFRGYLDKDFTQPLARGELDEHLGLLGPYIRAEVNDFVMVSFKNLASRPYSFHFNLLPDQDGPGGDSRPSQQAVPPGELREYSWKVLPQMAPADNEFDCKAWAYFSSVNQEKDLHSGLVGPLLICRSGILSPAFGRQLAVQEFSLLFTIFDETKSWYLAENVQRNCPPLCRTQLHDPHFRQRSRFPAINGYMQDSLPGLVVAQHQRVRWHLLNMGSTEDIHAVHFHGQLFSVRTNHEYQMGVYNLYPGVFGTVEMRPAHPGIWRVESEVGEHQQAGMSALFLVYDPKCQIPLGLASGNIADSQITASGQYEQWAPRLARLDQSGSVNAWSTDGGNSWIQVDLLRPTILHGIKTQGARQKLSSLYISQFVIFYGLDGKWWKSYKGNATSSQMVFFGNVDATGVQDNHFNPPIIARYIRLHPTHYSIRTTLRMELIGCDLNSCSMPLGMENKGISNQQISASSHSTTVFSSWAPSQARLNLQERTNAWRPKVDSPTEWLQVDFEKIMRVTGIVTQGAKAIFSPMFVKEFAVSSSQDGSHWTPVLQDGKEKVFQGNQDHLSTVVNTLDPPLFARYLRIRPRRWHHHIALRTEFLGCEAQQTY